The proteins below come from a single Acidovorax sp. NCPPB 4044 genomic window:
- a CDS encoding phosphoethanolamine transferase, producing MALCSRSPSSTPWLRALLRGGWLPLVLACLVALGLIVLGHDGKRVAQLAVLAAPPFAWLFWPVRNRWVHRLRAVLLWAWAMVFVLDGVARAYLLQTYQAAPDSAMVLGAAANTNARESAEFLRMYWRGALLAAGFVGAVAAVLAVCVLRGRRGGPPQRAAGAAAPAAPVPRSRSRRAALLGLGGAVMLTGAAAYASKPWRRLHPLAYWAQWNDKVEHVRTGWAHQQEARQALLERARADAPTMAEDGPALVVLVISDSVNRDNMSLYGYGRPTTPRLQAQQAALGEAFTAFEAWSADATTLPALRSFFRFGEPDEAHPHHAIAVARAAGYKVWWMSNHDDVGIEQLHGRLADEFEMNNRTPGRSGASLDSEVLDCVEEALADPAPRKLLVLHLLGAHPHYDLRFPPGANPFDDHPDAVDATLARAGRPGWLRDRREEYDAAVLYHDGIVSTLLQRTREGGAPGGYRAFMYLSDHGQEVGHGANWAGHSPGTAAGYRIPAIVWHNGRAPLAPLGLAQRPLRADWAAHTLVNLLRIEWKGYRPDRDVLDARYRWLPPSVAALAEAPRAQPLPQSPSPH from the coding sequence ATGGCCCTTTGTTCCCGATCCCCTTCCTCCACCCCCTGGCTCCGCGCGTTGCTGCGCGGGGGCTGGCTGCCGTTGGTGCTGGCCTGCCTGGTGGCGCTGGGTCTGATCGTGCTGGGCCACGACGGCAAGCGCGTGGCGCAGCTGGCGGTGCTGGCCGCGCCGCCCTTCGCGTGGCTGTTCTGGCCCGTGCGCAACCGCTGGGTGCACCGGCTGCGCGCCGTGCTGCTGTGGGCGTGGGCGATGGTGTTCGTGCTGGACGGCGTGGCGCGCGCCTACCTGCTGCAGACCTACCAGGCCGCCCCCGACAGCGCGATGGTGCTCGGCGCCGCCGCCAACACCAATGCGCGCGAGAGCGCGGAGTTTTTGCGCATGTACTGGCGCGGGGCGCTGCTGGCCGCGGGCTTCGTGGGCGCCGTGGCCGCGGTGCTGGCCGTGTGCGTGCTGCGGGGCCGGCGCGGCGGCCCGCCGCAGCGCGCGGCAGGGGCTGCCGCCCCGGCGGCGCCGGTGCCGCGCTCGCGCTCGCGCCGCGCGGCCCTGCTGGGGCTGGGCGGCGCGGTGATGCTCACGGGGGCCGCGGCCTATGCGAGCAAGCCCTGGCGGCGGCTGCATCCGCTGGCCTACTGGGCGCAGTGGAACGACAAGGTGGAACACGTGCGCACCGGCTGGGCGCACCAGCAGGAGGCGCGGCAGGCGCTGCTGGAGCGCGCCCGCGCCGATGCGCCCACGATGGCCGAGGACGGGCCGGCGCTCGTGGTGCTGGTGATCTCCGACAGCGTGAACCGCGACAACATGTCGCTCTACGGCTACGGCCGCCCCACCACGCCGCGCCTGCAGGCGCAGCAGGCCGCGCTGGGCGAGGCCTTCACCGCCTTCGAGGCCTGGTCGGCCGATGCGACCACGCTGCCCGCGCTGCGCAGCTTCTTCCGCTTCGGTGAGCCCGACGAGGCGCATCCGCACCATGCGATCGCGGTGGCGCGCGCGGCGGGCTACAAGGTCTGGTGGATGAGCAACCACGACGACGTGGGCATCGAGCAGCTGCACGGCCGCCTGGCCGATGAGTTCGAGATGAACAACCGCACGCCGGGCCGCTCGGGCGCATCGCTCGACAGCGAGGTGCTCGACTGCGTGGAGGAGGCGCTGGCCGACCCCGCGCCGCGCAAGCTGCTGGTGCTGCACCTGCTGGGCGCGCACCCGCACTACGACCTGCGCTTTCCGCCGGGCGCCAACCCGTTCGACGACCACCCCGACGCGGTGGACGCCACGCTCGCGCGCGCGGGCCGGCCCGGCTGGCTGCGCGACCGCCGCGAGGAGTACGACGCGGCCGTGCTCTACCACGACGGCATCGTCTCCACGCTCCTGCAGCGCACGCGCGAGGGCGGGGCGCCCGGCGGCTACCGCGCGTTCATGTACCTGTCGGACCACGGGCAGGAAGTGGGCCACGGCGCCAACTGGGCCGGCCACAGCCCGGGCACGGCGGCGGGCTACCGCATCCCGGCCATCGTGTGGCACAACGGCCGGGCGCCGCTCGCGCCGCTGGGCCTCGCGCAGCGCCCGCTGCGCGCGGACTGGGCGGCGCACACGCTGGTGAATCTGCTGCGCATCGAGTGGAAGGGCTACCGGCCTGACCGCGACGTGCTCGACGCGCGCTACCGGTGGCTGCCGCCCTCGGTCGCGGCGCTGGCCGAGGCGCCGCGCGCGCAGCCACTACCGCAGTCGCCGTCGCCGCACTGA
- a CDS encoding mechanosensitive ion channel family protein produces MPHDDPSTPSPTLLSWFRDEAVWGLSLSSIALAVAAALGVYLAITLLLGVAQRRSRRIAEGRAAAGGGKEGAGGVAAVVADVLGGTSHLLILLVALLVGVGMLDLAPRWQARVGQLWFIALALQMALWGTRAIGIAIRRYEARHLGAPSLQVSASGTLMSWGLRTLLWATIALAMLANLGVNITAFVASLGVGGIAIALAVQNVLGDLFASLAIAVDKPFEVGDFIVVGGVAGTVQRIGVKTTRIRSLGGEQVVMSNTDLLKQTINNYRYLQERRIVFNFTVSYTTTAPQAEAVAQAVRRIIEAQEKVRFDRAHLKAFGANALEYEVVYIVLDPGFNAYMDVQQSINLALMRELESLGVQFGVPVRTVHMVAPAEAALPETPAMPPKESR; encoded by the coding sequence ATGCCGCACGACGATCCATCCACCCCTTCCCCGACCCTGCTGTCCTGGTTCCGCGACGAAGCGGTCTGGGGGCTGTCCCTCTCCAGCATCGCCCTGGCGGTGGCCGCGGCGCTGGGCGTGTACCTCGCCATCACGCTGCTGCTGGGCGTGGCCCAGCGCCGCAGCCGGCGCATCGCCGAGGGCCGCGCGGCGGCGGGCGGCGGCAAGGAGGGCGCGGGCGGTGTGGCCGCCGTCGTGGCCGACGTGCTGGGCGGCACCAGCCACCTGCTGATCCTGCTGGTGGCGCTGCTGGTCGGCGTGGGCATGCTGGACCTGGCGCCGCGCTGGCAGGCGCGCGTGGGGCAGCTGTGGTTCATCGCGCTGGCCCTGCAGATGGCGCTCTGGGGAACGCGCGCGATCGGCATCGCGATCCGCCGCTACGAGGCGCGGCACCTGGGCGCGCCGTCGCTGCAGGTGAGCGCCTCGGGCACGCTGATGTCGTGGGGGCTGCGCACGCTGCTGTGGGCCACCATCGCGCTGGCCATGCTGGCCAACCTCGGGGTCAACATCACGGCCTTCGTGGCCAGCCTGGGCGTGGGCGGCATCGCCATCGCGCTGGCCGTGCAGAACGTGCTGGGCGACCTGTTCGCCTCGCTCGCCATCGCGGTGGACAAGCCCTTCGAGGTGGGCGACTTCATCGTGGTCGGCGGCGTGGCGGGCACGGTGCAGCGCATCGGCGTGAAGACCACGCGCATCCGCAGCCTGGGCGGCGAGCAGGTGGTGATGTCCAACACCGACCTGCTCAAGCAGACCATCAACAACTACCGCTACCTGCAGGAGCGGCGCATCGTCTTCAACTTCACGGTGAGCTACACCACCACGGCGCCGCAGGCCGAGGCCGTGGCGCAGGCCGTGCGCCGCATCATCGAGGCGCAGGAGAAGGTGCGCTTCGACCGGGCCCACCTCAAGGCCTTCGGCGCCAACGCGCTGGAGTACGAGGTGGTCTACATCGTGCTGGACCCGGGCTTCAATGCCTACATGGACGTGCAGCAGTCCATCAACCTCGCGCTCATGCGCGAGCTGGAATCGCTGGGCGTACAGTTCGGTGTGCCCGTGCGCACGGTGCACATGGTGGCCCCCGCGGAGGCTGCCCTGCCCGAAACCCCTGCCATGCCCCCAAAGGAATCCCGATGA
- a CDS encoding GyrI-like domain-containing protein: protein MIDTPRIATFAAQPVALWPVACTREEIQQAMGQGVRGLMDALAAQGAQPAGPLFTHHLRRPTDTFDFHIGVPLESPVGAAPDGAMRPGEWPAMQAARTEYRGRYEDLPGAWAAFRAWIDAQGLQATDDMWERYVTGPERGGDPATWRTELVQPLRG from the coding sequence ATGATCGACACCCCCCGCATCGCCACGTTCGCCGCGCAGCCCGTGGCACTCTGGCCCGTGGCCTGCACGCGCGAGGAGATCCAGCAGGCCATGGGCCAGGGCGTGCGCGGCCTGATGGACGCGCTGGCCGCGCAGGGCGCCCAGCCGGCCGGCCCGCTCTTCACGCACCACCTGCGCCGCCCCACCGACACCTTCGACTTCCACATCGGCGTGCCGCTGGAGTCGCCCGTGGGCGCGGCGCCCGACGGCGCCATGCGGCCCGGCGAATGGCCCGCCATGCAGGCCGCGCGCACCGAGTACCGCGGACGCTACGAAGACCTGCCGGGCGCCTGGGCGGCCTTCCGCGCATGGATCGATGCGCAGGGCCTGCAGGCCACCGACGACATGTGGGAGCGCTACGTGACCGGACCCGAGAGGGGCGGCGACCCCGCCACCTGGCGCACGGAGCTGGTGCAGCCGCTGCGCGGCTGA
- a CDS encoding gamma-glutamylcyclotransferase, which yields MVFPNRIGSPPSPTSPRLPALEAVPPQTAAQCSAAAPEGPDVPRHPSPARGHAQPGRPRTARLPAVGGTLAQAARPAISDAAWKRMAALPPEQRQRLNAKERETVAQAVNELRRHVEASGIDFVPVFGFWSLRTNNHQELGKASQAEVIEGRDTQPARALDYRMDYVASTEYRGRPQHPGAVASIAPSEGGQVPGTLLKLPFDRAEELLTVLLAREVGAEADLRSPPDAEGAPRSSLMYRPVVRPVQMDDGSTLHALLFETNPESAKSLSKVFGDDEGLTAERLAFFIASSEGGFERDGKKLGGPSADYWKAGMQRLAETGDAPDPLLAQAYRIATGSRAPDGRLALDAMVGAAVPRGTWHGQKGWLALTEGRLPAVYAQPAGAVALAQHRQHQQALDGVLTAWRSGDVARAARAQGGDVRAALAQAVPRLLQESGFDPAVYAASALGASGHGRHLLHSESDARSDLQGLCALQVVAFDPARHPAVLPHPEACAVFEVPRPAGDGTAAQGGPVTVAVFLHRGIDGVSGGLERPRGDPFAPGRVLH from the coding sequence ATGGTCTTTCCCAATCGCATCGGCTCGCCGCCGTCCCCCACTTCACCCCGCCTACCCGCGCTGGAGGCGGTGCCTCCGCAAACCGCCGCGCAGTGCTCTGCCGCTGCCCCCGAGGGGCCGGACGTGCCGCGGCACCCCTCGCCGGCCCGGGGCCACGCGCAGCCCGGGCGGCCCCGCACCGCCCGGCTGCCGGCGGTGGGCGGCACGCTGGCGCAGGCCGCGCGCCCCGCGATCTCCGATGCCGCCTGGAAGCGCATGGCCGCGCTCCCGCCCGAGCAGCGGCAGCGCCTCAATGCCAAGGAGCGCGAAACGGTCGCCCAGGCGGTGAACGAGCTGCGCCGCCACGTCGAGGCCTCGGGCATCGACTTCGTCCCCGTCTTCGGCTTCTGGTCCCTGCGCACCAACAACCACCAGGAGCTGGGCAAGGCCAGCCAGGCGGAAGTGATCGAAGGCCGCGACACGCAGCCCGCGCGCGCCCTCGACTACCGCATGGATTACGTCGCCAGCACCGAGTACCGCGGCCGGCCGCAGCACCCGGGCGCCGTGGCGTCGATCGCGCCGTCGGAAGGCGGGCAGGTGCCGGGCACGCTCCTCAAGCTGCCGTTCGACCGTGCGGAAGAACTGCTCACCGTGCTGCTGGCCCGGGAAGTGGGCGCGGAGGCCGACCTGCGCAGCCCGCCCGATGCGGAGGGCGCGCCGCGCTCCAGCCTCATGTACCGGCCCGTGGTGCGCCCCGTGCAGATGGACGATGGCAGCACCCTGCACGCCCTGCTGTTCGAAACCAACCCGGAGAGCGCCAAATCGCTGAGCAAGGTGTTCGGAGACGACGAGGGCCTCACCGCCGAGCGGCTGGCCTTCTTCATCGCGTCGAGCGAGGGCGGGTTCGAGCGCGACGGCAAGAAGCTCGGCGGCCCGAGCGCCGACTACTGGAAGGCCGGCATGCAGCGGCTCGCGGAAACGGGCGATGCGCCCGATCCGCTGCTGGCCCAGGCCTACCGCATCGCCACCGGGAGCCGCGCCCCGGACGGCCGCCTGGCGCTGGACGCCATGGTGGGCGCCGCGGTGCCGCGCGGCACCTGGCACGGGCAGAAGGGCTGGCTCGCGCTGACCGAGGGCCGGCTGCCGGCGGTCTACGCCCAGCCTGCCGGCGCCGTCGCGCTGGCGCAGCACCGCCAGCACCAGCAGGCGCTGGACGGCGTGCTGACCGCATGGCGGTCGGGCGACGTGGCCCGCGCGGCCCGTGCGCAGGGAGGCGATGTCCGCGCCGCGCTGGCGCAGGCCGTGCCGCGATTGCTGCAGGAGAGCGGCTTCGACCCGGCCGTGTATGCGGCCTCGGCCCTCGGGGCGTCGGGCCACGGCCGGCATCTGCTGCACAGCGAATCGGATGCCCGCTCCGATCTGCAGGGGCTGTGCGCGCTGCAGGTGGTGGCCTTCGACCCCGCGCGGCACCCGGCAGTGCTGCCGCACCCGGAGGCCTGCGCGGTGTTCGAGGTGCCCCGGCCGGCCGGCGACGGCACCGCCGCGCAGGGCGGCCCCGTCACCGTGGCCGTGTTCCTGCACCGCGGCATCGACGGTGTCTCCGGCGGCCTGGAGCGCCCGCGCGGCGATCCCTTCGCGCCCGGTCGCGTGCTGCACTGA
- a CDS encoding pirin family protein translates to MTTLAAASPVLSLQPLGPLWPTLDPFLFCAHHDDAYPRGNARLGPDAPLAGRQIGQDFSRKDGWSMYHGDVVPGFPPHPHRGFETVTIVRKGLIDHADSLGAAARFGQGDVQWLTAGQGVVHSEMFPLLDAAQPNPLELFQIWLNLPAADKMVPPHFTMFWAGDIPCLQSTDGEGRRTEVTVIAGSPPGASLRPLAPPPHSWAARPASDLAIWTLRLAPGARHVLPAAAGDGTRRMLYHFAGEGVRVAGEAVGHAALELRAGQPVELVNGSATEAAEFLLLQGRPLGEPVVQYGPFVMNTQAQIHEALADYRRTQFGGWPWGDGAPVHGPDARRFARRPGGAADEVPEPALPAA, encoded by the coding sequence ATGACCACCCTTGCCGCCGCTTCCCCCGTGCTCAGCCTCCAGCCCCTGGGCCCGCTCTGGCCCACGCTGGACCCGTTCCTCTTCTGCGCCCACCACGACGACGCCTATCCGCGCGGCAATGCGCGGCTGGGCCCCGATGCGCCGCTCGCGGGCCGCCAGATCGGGCAGGACTTCTCCCGCAAGGACGGCTGGAGCATGTACCACGGCGACGTGGTGCCCGGCTTCCCGCCGCACCCGCACCGGGGCTTCGAGACCGTGACCATCGTGCGCAAGGGCCTGATCGACCATGCCGATTCGCTGGGCGCGGCCGCCCGCTTCGGGCAGGGCGACGTGCAGTGGCTGACGGCCGGGCAGGGCGTGGTCCATTCCGAGATGTTCCCGCTGCTGGATGCCGCGCAGCCCAACCCGCTGGAGCTGTTCCAGATCTGGCTCAACCTGCCCGCGGCGGACAAGATGGTGCCGCCGCATTTCACGATGTTCTGGGCGGGCGACATTCCCTGCCTGCAGAGCACCGACGGCGAAGGCCGCCGCACCGAGGTGACCGTGATCGCGGGCAGCCCGCCCGGCGCCTCGCTCCGGCCGCTGGCGCCGCCGCCGCACTCCTGGGCCGCGCGGCCGGCCTCCGACCTCGCGATCTGGACGCTGCGGCTCGCGCCCGGTGCCCGCCACGTGCTGCCGGCCGCGGCGGGCGACGGCACGCGGCGCATGCTCTACCACTTCGCGGGCGAAGGCGTGCGCGTGGCCGGCGAGGCCGTGGGCCATGCGGCGCTCGAGCTGCGCGCGGGCCAGCCGGTGGAACTGGTCAACGGCAGCGCCACCGAAGCGGCCGAATTCTTGCTGCTGCAGGGGCGCCCGCTGGGCGAGCCGGTGGTGCAGTACGGGCCGTTCGTGATGAACACGCAGGCGCAGATCCACGAGGCGCTGGCCGACTACCGGCGCACGCAGTTCGGCGGCTGGCCCTGGGGCGACGGCGCGCCGGTGCACGGGCCCGATGCGCGGCGCTTCGCGCGGCGGCCGGGCGGTGCGGCCGACGAGGTCCCGGAGCCCGCGCTTCCCGCCGCCTGA
- a CDS encoding FKBP-type peptidyl-prolyl cis-trans isomerase gives MNITKDTAVTLTYKITDTQGKPLDSGHVAYLHGGYDNLFAKVEAALEGQAAGFATTVELAVADAFGERDESLVRSIPKSEFPPGVKVGGQLRGVTDDGQPHVFNVVKIKGPEVHLDGNHPLAGQALRFACKVTEVRAATAEEVAHRHVHGGHGHHH, from the coding sequence ATGAACATCACCAAGGACACCGCGGTCACCCTGACCTACAAGATCACTGACACGCAGGGCAAGCCGCTGGATTCGGGCCACGTGGCCTACCTGCACGGGGGCTACGACAACCTCTTCGCGAAGGTCGAGGCCGCGCTGGAAGGGCAGGCCGCGGGCTTCGCCACCACGGTCGAGCTGGCCGTGGCCGATGCCTTCGGCGAGCGCGACGAAAGCCTCGTGCGCAGCATTCCCAAGAGTGAATTCCCCCCCGGCGTGAAGGTGGGCGGCCAGTTGCGCGGCGTGACCGACGACGGCCAGCCGCACGTGTTCAACGTGGTCAAGATCAAGGGCCCCGAAGTGCACCTGGACGGCAACCACCCGCTCGCCGGCCAGGCGCTGCGGTTCGCGTGCAAGGTGACCGAGGTGCGTGCCGCCACGGCCGAGGAAGTGGCCCACCGCCACGTGCACGGCGGCCACGGCCACCACCATTGA
- a CDS encoding Csu type fimbrial protein: MRRTAWALAAAGFATLACRPAAADCVQTETGGNLGSVPSQRVLSGPAITTTAQFTMACGGIVLSALGTPTVRAKFVSPTSGLTLKNGSNPPIPYQVTDLGGLNYTQGLLVINASGSNVLSLLSNNTAGVPLRITTSPGANVPAGTYTDTLSVNWEYANICEGLLGLGNLCVGTPRNGNVNRLLTVQLVVTNDCTFAAPDVQFGAAPLPSAFPTVTGSVSVVCTRGLSITVGLGAGTYPAGGRRQMASGGSRLAYDLFRGDGSVWGTAAGARVAGTALTDGITPISLPYTGRVYGDQSPPPPGVYQDNVVVDVQF, from the coding sequence ATGCGGCGCACAGCCTGGGCCCTGGCCGCCGCCGGCTTCGCCACCCTGGCCTGCCGCCCCGCCGCCGCCGATTGCGTGCAGACCGAGACGGGCGGCAACCTCGGCTCCGTGCCGTCGCAGCGCGTGCTGTCGGGGCCGGCCATCACCACCACAGCGCAGTTCACGATGGCGTGCGGCGGCATCGTGCTCTCCGCGCTCGGCACGCCTACCGTGCGGGCCAAGTTCGTGAGCCCCACCAGCGGCCTCACGCTCAAGAACGGCAGCAACCCGCCCATCCCCTACCAGGTCACCGACCTGGGCGGCCTCAACTACACGCAGGGCCTGCTGGTGATCAATGCGAGCGGCTCGAACGTGCTCTCGCTGCTCAGCAACAACACCGCGGGCGTGCCGCTGCGCATCACCACGTCGCCCGGGGCGAACGTGCCCGCAGGCACCTACACGGACACGCTCAGCGTCAACTGGGAATACGCCAACATCTGCGAAGGCCTGCTGGGCCTGGGCAATCTCTGCGTGGGCACGCCTCGCAACGGCAACGTGAACCGCCTGCTGACGGTGCAGCTCGTGGTCACCAACGACTGCACTTTCGCCGCGCCGGACGTGCAGTTCGGCGCGGCGCCGCTGCCCTCGGCGTTCCCGACGGTGACGGGCAGCGTCTCGGTGGTGTGCACGCGGGGGCTGTCGATCACCGTGGGGCTCGGGGCCGGCACCTACCCGGCCGGGGGACGGCGCCAGATGGCCAGCGGCGGCAGCCGGCTGGCCTACGACCTGTTCCGCGGGGACGGCAGCGTGTGGGGCACGGCGGCCGGCGCGCGCGTGGCGGGCACGGCCCTCACCGACGGCATCACGCCGATCTCGCTGCCCTACACCGGCCGCGTCTATGGCGACCAGAGCCCCCCTCCGCCCGGCGTGTACCAGGACAACGTGGTGGTGGACGTGCAGTTCTGA
- a CDS encoding fimbria/pilus outer membrane usher protein, which produces MPRNDPARRRRTSARAGAGRRLPAFLALLACLPRLLSAGDPALPPPAPGQAAAPAIFYLEVDVNGQASGELVAVRQRGPHFEIDALVLRRLHVRTDRPDGTLVAVDGLPGVTVAYDSLAQRLRIDVPPEWLPGQVLGTGPREDVVVSQGTGLLMNYELYATRSRGRTAASVWSEQRLFGSHGVVSNMGILRRTDGGAGDGYLRYDTAWTDTNAATATSWAAGDLITGALAWTTPVRLGGVQWARNFAARPDLVTYPMPEFAGQAAVPSAVDVFVNGFRAGRHNVQPGPFTLGDLPAVSGAGTASVVTTDALGRQVVTSVPFYVSSQLLRPGWTDYSVSLGALRRAYGLRSFAYGRPLAAGVVRRGITDAVTVEGQAQAGQGLAVVGAGGVARWGTRGVFNGSLSHGRSEGAAGGASNRPGGWQWSAGYQYHTTRGGVSLLETRRTPGFGDAGDYGGDAQRPYQRTRQINASLVRGIGSLGAGWIDLRGGPGTARSRIAYASYSVPVGREAFFSLTAGRTVETGETQLRVQLTYLLDPLLTAQAAATRTGRAMQGEASLQRSLPSDGGLGWHLGHTRSGSTGGSAGGNYRLASAQYQGRNGMVQGGLFGTATDTTHWAGASGSLGLMDGYAFAANRVTDGFALVSTEGTPDVPITFNHQPAGTTDAQGYLLVPNVPAYYPARYAIDPLSLPADVHTPELERRVAVARGTGTLVHLPVLRMRTATITLLGADGKPLPPGSAVVHEQGRVPTVVGWDGVVYLTALHPRNTLVVRTPDGRECRAAFDEADHAAQRDLRVVCRAGAEPGAPGAAGSAL; this is translated from the coding sequence GTGCCGCGCAATGACCCCGCACGCCGCCGCCGCACCAGCGCCCGGGCGGGCGCCGGCCGCCGCCTGCCGGCCTTTCTGGCGCTGCTGGCCTGCCTGCCGCGGCTGCTGTCCGCCGGGGACCCTGCCCTGCCGCCCCCTGCGCCGGGGCAGGCCGCGGCACCGGCCATATTCTACCTGGAGGTGGACGTGAACGGCCAAGCGAGCGGCGAACTGGTGGCCGTGCGCCAGCGCGGGCCGCATTTCGAGATCGATGCGCTGGTACTGCGGCGCCTCCATGTGCGCACCGACCGGCCGGACGGCACGCTGGTGGCCGTGGACGGGCTGCCGGGCGTCACCGTGGCCTACGACAGCCTGGCGCAGCGCCTGCGCATCGACGTGCCGCCCGAATGGCTGCCCGGCCAGGTGCTGGGCACCGGGCCGCGCGAGGACGTGGTGGTGTCGCAGGGCACGGGGCTGCTGATGAACTACGAGCTGTACGCCACCCGGTCGCGCGGGCGCACGGCCGCCTCGGTGTGGTCGGAGCAGCGCCTCTTCGGCTCGCACGGCGTGGTCTCCAACATGGGCATCCTGCGCCGCACCGACGGCGGCGCGGGCGACGGCTACCTGCGCTACGACACCGCCTGGACCGACACCAACGCCGCCACGGCCACGTCCTGGGCGGCGGGCGACCTCATCACCGGCGCGCTCGCCTGGACCACGCCGGTGCGCCTGGGCGGCGTGCAGTGGGCGCGCAATTTCGCCGCGCGGCCCGACCTCGTCACCTACCCCATGCCCGAGTTCGCGGGCCAGGCGGCCGTGCCCTCGGCGGTGGACGTGTTCGTCAACGGCTTCCGGGCCGGCCGGCACAACGTGCAGCCCGGGCCGTTCACGCTGGGCGATCTGCCGGCCGTGAGCGGCGCCGGCACGGCCTCCGTGGTCACCACCGATGCGCTGGGCCGGCAGGTGGTCACCTCGGTGCCGTTCTACGTGAGCAGCCAGCTGCTGCGGCCCGGGTGGACCGACTATTCCGTCTCGCTCGGCGCCCTGCGGCGCGCCTACGGCCTGCGCAGTTTCGCGTACGGCCGGCCGCTCGCCGCGGGCGTGGTGCGGCGCGGGATCACCGATGCGGTCACCGTCGAAGGCCAGGCCCAGGCGGGCCAGGGGCTGGCCGTGGTGGGCGCGGGCGGCGTGGCGCGCTGGGGCACGCGCGGCGTGTTCAACGGCTCGCTCTCGCACGGCCGCTCCGAAGGGGCCGCCGGCGGGGCCAGCAACCGCCCCGGCGGCTGGCAATGGAGCGCCGGCTACCAGTACCACACGACGCGCGGCGGCGTGTCGCTGCTGGAGACGCGGCGCACGCCGGGCTTCGGCGACGCGGGCGACTACGGCGGCGATGCACAGCGCCCCTACCAGCGCACCCGCCAGATCAACGCCAGCCTGGTGCGCGGCATCGGCTCGCTGGGCGCGGGGTGGATCGACCTGCGCGGCGGCCCCGGCACGGCGCGCAGCCGCATCGCCTATGCGAGCTACAGCGTGCCCGTGGGGCGCGAGGCGTTCTTCTCGCTCACTGCGGGCCGCACCGTCGAGACGGGCGAAACGCAGCTCCGGGTCCAGCTCACCTACCTGCTCGATCCGCTGCTCACCGCGCAGGCCGCCGCCACGCGCACGGGGCGGGCCATGCAGGGCGAGGCGAGCCTGCAGCGCAGCCTGCCGAGCGATGGCGGCCTGGGCTGGCACCTGGGACATACGCGCAGCGGCTCCACCGGCGGCAGCGCGGGCGGCAACTACCGGCTGGCGAGCGCGCAGTACCAGGGCCGCAACGGCATGGTGCAGGGCGGGCTCTTCGGCACGGCCACCGACACCACGCACTGGGCCGGGGCCTCGGGCTCGCTCGGCCTCATGGACGGCTATGCCTTCGCGGCCAACCGCGTCACGGACGGCTTCGCGCTGGTCTCCACCGAAGGCACGCCCGACGTGCCGATCACCTTCAACCACCAGCCGGCCGGCACTACCGATGCGCAGGGCTACCTGCTCGTGCCCAACGTGCCCGCCTACTACCCGGCGCGCTATGCGATCGACCCGCTCTCGCTGCCTGCCGACGTGCACACGCCCGAGCTGGAGCGCCGCGTGGCCGTGGCGCGCGGTACCGGCACGCTGGTGCACCTGCCGGTGCTGCGCATGCGCACGGCCACGATCACGCTGCTCGGCGCCGACGGCAAGCCGCTGCCGCCGGGCAGCGCGGTGGTGCACGAGCAGGGCCGCGTGCCCACCGTGGTGGGATGGGACGGCGTGGTCTACCTGACGGCGCTGCACCCGCGCAACACGCTGGTGGTGCGCACGCCCGATGGCCGCGAATGCCGCGCCGCCTTCGACGAGGCCGACCACGCCGCACAGCGCGACCTGCGCGTGGTGTGCCGCGCGGGCGCGGAGCCCGGGGCCCCCGGCGCGGCAGGGAGTGCGCTGTGA
- a CDS encoding fimbrial biogenesis chaperone produces the protein MVTLRLPTRPPPRGRRLAALALPVLALAWLLLAAAGAARAATPLMIWPVDPVIAGDQRAVALWVENRGTEPVALQARVLGWQQENGGDRFVPQQAVVASPPISQIPPGARQMVRLIATLPVPPGQEHAYRVLLDELPAPTAAMEAPPGAARPAAPATQLGVRLQIRYAIPLFVYAPGTLGPRMPATHASLLANLGVGDVLEPVLRWEVERDPAGTHHLVVRNAGPGHARLTAVRWHAAGGTDSVVTPGLLGYVLPHSHRRWELERAPPPAHELQATVNGREAPLPRAAQ, from the coding sequence ATGGTGACGCTGCGTCTGCCCACCCGACCGCCCCCTCGGGGCCGCCGCCTCGCGGCGCTGGCACTGCCGGTGCTGGCGCTGGCCTGGCTGCTGCTGGCCGCGGCCGGTGCCGCCCGCGCCGCCACGCCGCTCATGATCTGGCCGGTGGACCCGGTCATCGCCGGCGACCAGCGGGCCGTCGCGCTCTGGGTCGAAAACCGGGGCACCGAGCCCGTGGCGCTGCAGGCCCGCGTGCTCGGCTGGCAGCAGGAGAACGGTGGCGACCGCTTCGTTCCCCAGCAGGCCGTGGTCGCCAGCCCGCCGATCAGCCAGATCCCGCCGGGGGCGCGGCAGATGGTGCGGCTCATCGCCACGCTGCCCGTGCCGCCCGGGCAGGAACACGCCTACCGCGTGCTGCTCGACGAGCTGCCCGCGCCGACGGCGGCGATGGAAGCCCCGCCCGGCGCGGCCCGGCCCGCAGCGCCCGCCACGCAGCTCGGGGTGCGGCTGCAGATCCGCTATGCGATTCCGCTGTTCGTCTATGCGCCCGGCACGCTCGGCCCGCGCATGCCCGCCACCCATGCCAGCCTGCTCGCCAACCTCGGGGTGGGCGACGTGCTGGAGCCCGTGCTGCGCTGGGAGGTGGAGCGCGATCCCGCGGGCACACACCACCTCGTCGTGCGCAATGCGGGGCCGGGGCACGCGCGGCTCACCGCCGTGCGCTGGCACGCCGCCGGCGGCACGGACTCGGTCGTCACGCCCGGCCTGCTGGGCTACGTGCTGCCGCACAGCCACCGGCGCTGGGAGCTGGAGCGCGCGCCTCCGCCGGCGCATGAACTGCAGGCCACCGTGAACGGGCGCGAGGCGCCGCTGCCCCGTGCCGCGCAATGA